CTACGCTGCTGGTAATCTGGCTGGCGGAGGTGTTATAATGCCTGATGCGCACGCCAGGATTTTCGGCATGCGGAACGTTTAATCCGCATTTGGTAAACAACACAACTTCCGAGCGTTTTACTACGCCCTCCTGTATAAGGTTGCCGAACAACTCTTCGCAGGTAAAATTCCCGTAATGGTCGCTGTGCTCAAAGGTGTTGATGCCGAGCTCCAGGCAGAGTTCCACAATCCTGCGCAACGTTTTTGATGTGTCGGCCACGTCATCCCATCTGTAAAAACCATAAACGGCAGGCGAAACTTTCGGGCCTGCGTCTCCCATGTATATCTTTTGCATAACATCTCAAATCTATTGAAAAAAATCAATTCATAAACCGGGCCAGAAGAGATTTTGGTTATCTTCACCAGGCACTGAGTAATCACCCAGATATTGAGTCATGAGCAAAACCGCGTACGATGCCATTGTTGTAGGATCGGGGCCGAACGGACTGGCCGCCGCCATCACCCTTCAGCAGGAAGGGCTCTCTGTGCTACTTATCGAAGGCAAGGATAAAATAGGCGGCGGATTGCGGTCGGCCGAACTCACCCTTCCGGGTTTTATGCACGACGTATGTTCGGCGATACACCCACTTGCTGTGGGTTCACCTTTCTTTCAGACACTGCCACTGTCCGACCATGGGTTAACTTACCTTTACCCGGAGCTGGCCGCTGCCCATCCGTTCGACGACGGGACCGCGGCCGTATTGAGCAGTTCGCTGAGAGATACAGCCCGCTGCCTGGGCGCCGACGAGCGCAGGTATTTAAAACTAATGGGACCTGTTGTGGAAGACTGGCCCGATCTGGCGGCTGATGTACTCGGGCCGCTTCGTTTTCCGAAGCATCCATTGAAGCTGGCCTCATTTGGCTTAAAGGCACTCACATCTGCCACTTATCTGTCGCGGCGTTTCAAAACGGCAAAGGCCCGCGGACTGTGGGCAGGTATGGCAGCACATTCGATACAGCCGCTCAGCAACCTAAGCACCTCGGCGATTGGCCTGGTACTTATGGCTGCGGCACACCTCAAAGGCTGGCCCGTGCCTGCTGGGGGCTCGGGCGAAATAGCCGCTGCGCTTTCTTCTTACTTCCTCAGTCTGGGCGGGCGCATCGAAACCAACTGGTATGTACGCAGTCTGGACGAACTTCCAACCGCCAAGACGGTTCTTTTTGATGTTACCCCCCGGCAAATGCTGCAGATTGCCGGACACAGATTTTCGACCATTTACAAATGGCAGCTCGAGCGTTACCGTTACGGTATGGGCGTATTTAAAATAGATTGGGCACTGGATGGCCCTGTTCCTTTTACAGCAGCAGAAGCGAGACGTGCAGGAACCGTTCATATAGGCAACACCATGGAGGAAATTGAGTTTTCGGAGCGGGAATGCTGGCAGGGCAAACATGCAGATAGGCCTTTTGTACTCCTTGCCCAGCAAAGTCTGTTCGACGACTCGCGGGCACCTTCAGGTAAGCACACCGCCTGGGCCTATTGCCACGTACCCTATGGGTCGACCAAAGATATGACTACAGCTATAGAAGGCCAGGTGGAACGGTTC
This region of Pedobacter faecalis genomic DNA includes:
- a CDS encoding phytoene desaturase family protein, translating into MSKTAYDAIVVGSGPNGLAAAITLQQEGLSVLLIEGKDKIGGGLRSAELTLPGFMHDVCSAIHPLAVGSPFFQTLPLSDHGLTYLYPELAAAHPFDDGTAAVLSSSLRDTARCLGADERRYLKLMGPVVEDWPDLAADVLGPLRFPKHPLKLASFGLKALTSATYLSRRFKTAKARGLWAGMAAHSIQPLSNLSTSAIGLVLMAAAHLKGWPVPAGGSGEIAAALSSYFLSLGGRIETNWYVRSLDELPTAKTVLFDVTPRQMLQIAGHRFSTIYKWQLERYRYGMGVFKIDWALDGPVPFTAAEARRAGTVHIGNTMEEIEFSERECWQGKHADRPFVLLAQQSLFDDSRAPSGKHTAWAYCHVPYGSTKDMTTAIEGQVERFAPGFRDLILARHTMNTAQMQEYNPNYIGGDINGGVIDLAQLFTRPALRMSPYRSSAKGLYICSSSTPPGGGVHGMCGYHAAKRALKDVFSIHLSDL